In one Aeromicrobium wangtongii genomic region, the following are encoded:
- the fdhD gene encoding formate dehydrogenase accessory sulfurtransferase FdhD has translation MAGRLVRRTRVTRFAPDERTVQREDALAVEEPLEVRVGGSSFSVTMRSPGDDFDLVAGFLVSEGVIWSADQLSSMRFCAGTDEQGLQTFNVIDAELSPGTPPPDTGLERHVYTSSSCGICGTASIDAVHKATHFGQLDDETTWSAELLGSLPDRLRDHQKVFDRTGGVHAAGLFTAAGELLCLREDVGRHNAVDKVVGWALREGRLPLRGTCLQVSGRASFELVQKAHMAGIPVLAAVSAPSSLAVEHAASAGMTLLGFSRGGAFNVYAGADRITAG, from the coding sequence ATGGCAGGACGCCTGGTACGACGCACCCGCGTCACCCGATTCGCACCCGACGAGCGCACCGTCCAGCGCGAGGACGCGCTGGCCGTCGAGGAGCCGCTGGAGGTGCGGGTGGGCGGCAGCTCGTTCTCGGTCACGATGCGCTCCCCCGGCGACGACTTCGACCTCGTGGCCGGCTTCCTGGTCTCCGAGGGTGTCATCTGGTCGGCCGACCAGCTGTCCTCGATGCGCTTCTGCGCCGGCACCGACGAGCAGGGCCTGCAGACGTTCAACGTCATCGACGCCGAGCTGAGCCCCGGCACGCCGCCGCCGGACACCGGGCTCGAGCGGCACGTGTACACCTCCAGCTCGTGCGGGATCTGCGGCACGGCGTCGATCGACGCGGTGCACAAGGCCACCCACTTCGGCCAGCTGGACGACGAGACGACCTGGAGCGCCGAGCTGCTCGGCTCACTGCCGGACCGGCTGCGCGACCACCAGAAGGTCTTCGACCGCACCGGCGGCGTGCACGCGGCCGGGCTGTTCACCGCTGCCGGCGAGCTGCTGTGCCTGCGTGAGGACGTCGGCCGCCACAACGCCGTCGACAAGGTCGTCGGGTGGGCTCTGCGCGAGGGACGGCTACCCCTGCGCGGCACCTGCCTGCAGGTGTCGGGACGCGCGTCGTTCGAGCTCGTGCAGAAGGCACACATGGCCGGCATCCCCGTGCTGGCCGCGGTGTCGGCCCCGTCCTCCCTCGCGGTCGAGCACGCGGCATCGGCCGGGATGACGCTGCTGGGCTTCAGCCGGGGCGGCGCCTTCAACGTCTATGCGGGGGCCGATCGGATCACCGCCGGCTGA
- a CDS encoding HNH endonuclease signature motif containing protein produces the protein MATTTERDLDVLTDVVRWRARAEAFEVGAMLDYRDREMARTASVEPAMRRQIERSAICLSIGEATGLSEGQVQGRLAAASSVREKAPSVWDAFGDGVIDFGRVRDIAATIDQLKREESIARLDRLVVGYAVDHTGAELRAWLRRFVQRVEAGLAVERADDERRNRHVSIRHGADSMGTLYAYLPSHELAAIEARLRKEARRTVAHDDDRTATQREADLLVAWCNGSEAASSAVDANIAVTIPADVLAGSIAGFAESTDGRWAVPAAWVTAVVSAGSAFWHRIVTDPVTDDILSHEYLGRFSPDTLDVALRFRDGVCQSPGCMVPAERCDIDHREPWPVGPTRADNLGPLCRRHHQMKGHGVLCWSTRPPRPRKPLVVEIWRDPVNIEYAG, from the coding sequence ATGGCCACCACCACGGAACGCGATCTCGACGTCCTGACCGACGTCGTGCGGTGGCGGGCGCGCGCCGAGGCATTCGAGGTCGGCGCGATGCTGGACTACCGCGATCGGGAAATGGCCCGGACTGCTTCGGTGGAGCCAGCGATGCGCCGCCAGATCGAGCGGTCGGCGATCTGCCTGTCCATCGGTGAAGCCACCGGGCTCAGCGAGGGCCAGGTGCAAGGCCGCTTGGCGGCCGCCTCGTCGGTGCGCGAGAAGGCGCCGTCGGTGTGGGATGCCTTCGGCGACGGGGTGATCGACTTCGGACGCGTGCGTGACATCGCCGCCACGATTGACCAGCTCAAGCGGGAGGAGTCCATCGCCCGCCTGGACCGGCTGGTGGTCGGCTACGCGGTCGACCACACCGGCGCGGAGCTGCGGGCCTGGTTGCGGCGATTCGTCCAGCGGGTCGAGGCCGGTCTGGCTGTTGAGCGCGCCGACGACGAGCGCCGCAACCGGCACGTGTCGATACGCCACGGCGCGGACTCGATGGGGACGCTGTACGCCTATCTGCCGTCCCACGAGCTGGCGGCGATCGAAGCGCGCTTGCGCAAGGAAGCCCGCCGCACCGTCGCCCACGATGACGACCGCACCGCGACCCAGCGTGAAGCCGACCTGCTCGTCGCGTGGTGCAACGGATCAGAGGCAGCCAGCAGTGCCGTCGACGCGAACATCGCTGTGACGATTCCCGCCGACGTGCTTGCCGGGTCGATTGCCGGATTTGCTGAGTCCACCGACGGACGGTGGGCCGTCCCGGCCGCCTGGGTCACCGCAGTCGTCAGCGCCGGGAGCGCCTTCTGGCACCGGATCGTGACCGACCCGGTGACCGACGACATCCTCAGCCATGAGTACCTCGGGAGATTCAGTCCGGACACCTTGGATGTCGCGCTGCGCTTTCGTGACGGTGTCTGCCAGTCACCCGGTTGCATGGTCCCGGCCGAACGCTGCGACATCGATCATCGAGAACCCTGGCCGGTCGGCCCCACTCGAGCCGACAACCTCGGCCCGCTGTGCCGAAGACACCACCAGATGAAGGGCCACGGGGTCCTGTGCTGGTCGACCCGACCACCCAGACCACGTAAGCCGCTGGTCGTCGAGATCTGGCGAGATCCCGTCAACATCGAGTACGCCGGCTAG
- a CDS encoding AI-2E family transporter, with protein sequence MIDDAFAGLQRWGLRIIVIAVAGYVIGWGIGHIWMVIFPVSMALIVSTVLGPPVGWLRSKGWPSALAAALVVISFIGVLVGVIAILTPQVAGQAGEIASGASGGLQKVRDWVAGEPLNLSDGQITRAFEAVQEKLQSSATAISAGVFSTITTATSIIVNLVLILMLTFFFVKDGHKFLPWVTAIGGQRAGAHLTEMLARVWSTLGGFIRTQSLVALIDAVIIGAGLAILGSPLAVPLAVITFFGGYIPIVGAFISGALAVLVTLVTNDWKDALIALVIVVLVQQLEGNVLSPVLQGKNMNLHPAVVLMSVTAGGSMFGITGAFLAVPVAASVAEILRYANERIDESVSVLAPKTDARSAEILAADREEED encoded by the coding sequence GTGATCGACGACGCCTTCGCCGGGCTGCAGCGGTGGGGGCTCCGGATCATCGTCATCGCGGTGGCCGGCTATGTCATCGGCTGGGGCATCGGGCACATCTGGATGGTGATCTTCCCCGTCTCGATGGCGCTGATCGTCTCGACGGTGCTCGGTCCGCCGGTCGGCTGGCTGCGCAGCAAGGGCTGGCCATCGGCGCTGGCGGCGGCGCTCGTCGTCATCAGCTTCATCGGCGTGCTGGTCGGCGTCATCGCGATCCTGACCCCCCAGGTGGCCGGCCAGGCCGGCGAGATCGCCTCGGGCGCGTCGGGCGGCCTGCAGAAGGTGCGCGACTGGGTCGCCGGCGAGCCGCTGAACCTGTCGGACGGGCAGATCACCCGTGCCTTCGAGGCCGTGCAGGAGAAGCTGCAGTCCAGTGCCACCGCCATCAGCGCGGGTGTGTTCTCGACGATCACCACGGCCACGTCGATCATCGTCAACCTCGTGCTGATCCTGATGCTGACGTTCTTCTTCGTCAAGGACGGCCACAAGTTCCTGCCCTGGGTCACGGCCATCGGCGGCCAGCGCGCCGGCGCGCACCTGACCGAGATGCTCGCCCGGGTGTGGTCGACGCTCGGCGGATTCATCCGCACGCAGAGCCTCGTCGCGCTGATCGATGCCGTCATCATCGGCGCCGGACTGGCGATCCTCGGGTCACCGCTGGCCGTCCCGCTGGCGGTCATCACCTTCTTCGGCGGGTACATCCCGATCGTCGGCGCCTTCATCAGTGGCGCCCTGGCCGTCCTGGTGACCCTGGTGACCAATGACTGGAAGGACGCCCTGATCGCCCTGGTCATCGTGGTCCTGGTCCAGCAGCTCGAGGGCAATGTCCTGTCGCCGGTGCTGCAGGGCAAGAACATGAACCTGCACCCCGCCGTCGTGCTGATGAGCGTCACCGCCGGTGGGTCGATGTTCGGCATCACCGGCGCCTTCCTGGCCGTCCCGGTCGCCGCGAGTGTCGCGGAGATCCTGCGCTACGCCAATGAGCGCATCGACGAGTCGGTGTCGGTGCTGGCGCCCAAGACCGACGCCAGGTCTGCGGAGATCCTCGCCGCCGACCGAGAAGAAGAGGACTAG
- a CDS encoding uracil-DNA glycosylase encodes MNRPLSELMAPDWAEALSPVADRIAEMGGFLRDEIAAGRGYLPDGDAVLRAFAEPMADVKVLITGQDPYPTPGHPVGLSFSVAPDVRPLPRSLVNIFTELQADLDVPPASSGDLTPWSRQGVLLLNRVLTVTPGVSASHRGKGWEAVTEQAIRALVARDRPLVAILWGRDAQSLRPLLGNVPAIESAHPSPLSASRGFFGSRPFSRANELLSAQGAEPVDWRLES; translated from the coding sequence ATGAACCGACCGCTGAGCGAGCTCATGGCCCCCGACTGGGCCGAGGCGCTGTCGCCGGTCGCCGACCGGATCGCCGAGATGGGCGGTTTCCTGCGTGACGAGATCGCCGCGGGCCGCGGCTACCTGCCCGACGGCGATGCCGTGCTGCGGGCCTTCGCCGAGCCGATGGCCGACGTCAAGGTGCTCATCACCGGCCAGGACCCCTACCCGACGCCGGGGCACCCGGTGGGCCTGTCGTTCTCCGTGGCACCCGACGTCCGCCCGCTGCCGCGCAGCCTGGTCAACATCTTCACCGAGCTGCAGGCCGACCTGGACGTCCCGCCGGCGTCCTCGGGCGACCTCACCCCGTGGTCACGCCAGGGCGTCCTGCTGCTCAACCGGGTGCTCACGGTGACGCCGGGCGTCTCGGCCAGCCATCGCGGCAAGGGCTGGGAGGCCGTGACCGAGCAGGCGATCCGGGCACTCGTGGCCCGCGACCGGCCGCTCGTCGCGATCCTGTGGGGACGTGACGCGCAGAGCCTGCGGCCCCTGCTCGGCAACGTCCCCGCGATCGAGTCCGCCCACCCCAGCCCGCTGTCGGCGTCGCGCGGCTTCTTCGGCTCGCGGCCGTTCAGCCGTGCCAACGAGCTGCTCTCCGCCCAGGGAGCCGAGCCGGTCGACTGGCGGCTGGAGTCCTGA
- a CDS encoding MFS transporter has protein sequence MPPTRARTATFGLFALNGFLLGMWVVNIPTIKDRTGVDQADLGLFLLVLGAMAWIGMQLAGPAIDRLGSRPVVTTAAVALALSLPGPALATSGTQLVLALAVVGFFNGIVDVAQNAQAVVVERAYGRPIMSAFHAFFSLGGLIASILGGSLIALDVDLRVTLGVAAAVGVVAALSLRSSLVAAPAPEPDAAPRTRAPWTSRVLLLGLLAFALLLGEGVAYDWSTVHLRDSLGSSETIAAFAYGAFSITMTAVRLVADRVVAAWGPAVYVSRAALVGAVGLLGAALAPNAALAIAAWAVFGIGLAGCVPQFFSAAGNVDASASGTYLARVTSMGYLGLLAGPSLIGLLTNWVSLTTAFALPIVGCLAAGLLAPRALAPQETSRT, from the coding sequence ATGCCACCCACCCGCGCCCGGACCGCGACCTTCGGTCTGTTCGCCCTCAACGGCTTCCTGCTCGGCATGTGGGTCGTGAACATCCCCACGATCAAGGATCGAACGGGTGTCGACCAGGCCGACCTGGGCCTCTTCCTGCTGGTGCTGGGCGCGATGGCGTGGATCGGGATGCAGCTGGCCGGACCGGCCATCGACCGGCTCGGCAGCCGTCCCGTCGTGACCACTGCCGCGGTCGCCCTCGCGCTGTCCCTGCCCGGCCCGGCGCTTGCGACCAGCGGCACCCAGCTCGTCCTCGCCCTGGCTGTCGTCGGCTTCTTCAACGGCATCGTCGACGTGGCGCAGAACGCGCAGGCCGTCGTGGTCGAGCGGGCCTACGGCCGTCCGATCATGTCGGCGTTCCACGCCTTCTTCTCCCTCGGCGGCCTGATCGCCTCGATCCTGGGCGGGTCCTTGATCGCGCTGGACGTCGATCTGCGGGTCACGCTGGGCGTGGCCGCCGCCGTCGGAGTCGTCGCAGCCCTGTCGCTGCGGTCCTCGCTGGTCGCCGCACCGGCGCCCGAGCCCGACGCGGCTCCACGCACCCGCGCCCCGTGGACGTCCCGCGTGCTGCTGCTCGGCCTGCTGGCCTTCGCGCTGCTGCTGGGCGAGGGCGTTGCCTACGACTGGAGCACCGTCCACCTGCGCGACTCGCTCGGCTCCAGCGAGACCATCGCGGCCTTCGCGTACGGCGCGTTCTCGATCACGATGACGGCGGTGCGCCTGGTGGCCGACCGCGTCGTCGCGGCGTGGGGCCCGGCTGTCTACGTCAGCCGAGCGGCGCTCGTCGGCGCCGTAGGGCTGCTGGGGGCCGCACTCGCTCCCAATGCCGCGCTGGCGATCGCCGCCTGGGCGGTGTTCGGCATCGGGCTGGCCGGCTGCGTGCCGCAGTTCTTCTCCGCGGCCGGCAATGTCGACGCCTCGGCGTCCGGCACGTACCTGGCGCGCGTGACCAGCATGGGCTACCTCGGCCTGCTCGCGGGCCCGTCGCTCATCGGGCTGCTGACGAACTGGGTCTCGTTGACGACCGCGTTCGCGCTGCCGATCGTAGGATGTCTGGCCGCGGGCCTGCTGGCTCCGCGCGCCCTCGCACCGCAGGAGACGAGCCGCACATGA
- a CDS encoding MFS transporter: MSAIASYRALLRIVGPAYILVAFLGRIPLAMSQLGVLVLVSETTDRYGVGGAAAGILAVSNAIGAPIFGALTDRIGQRPVVLVQSLMGALGLAGIVAVTDPGASQATIFAMAAVAGFAIPQVGPLARVRWRPITKDKGDQRRLVDAAFSYEGAADEASFVLGPAAIGVLAIIAEPSGALLAAAALLAIFGSWFAIHPTSALVARRTVTGAGGTEPLWTGVFVVLVMAQLCVGMIFGSVQTGTTVLATSEGQPGLAGLIHAVLGIGSVIAGLAITGLPERVLYATRMAVASVGLLILTSPLLLVDSLPALITVIALMGFAVAPYMISNFALAGILVPVRKVSTAMTMLAGATGIGYAIGAALAGRLADANDHTSAFAVTVAAAGLAVVIALVSNRALREAVPVDQGY; encoded by the coding sequence GTGTCAGCCATCGCTTCCTACCGCGCGCTCCTGCGGATCGTCGGGCCCGCCTACATCCTCGTAGCCTTCCTCGGGCGGATTCCGCTTGCCATGAGCCAGCTGGGAGTCCTCGTCCTGGTGAGCGAGACCACGGACCGCTACGGCGTCGGCGGCGCCGCGGCCGGCATCCTGGCTGTCTCCAACGCGATCGGGGCGCCGATCTTCGGAGCGCTCACGGACCGCATCGGACAGCGTCCCGTGGTGCTCGTGCAGTCCCTCATGGGTGCCCTCGGCCTGGCCGGCATCGTCGCCGTGACGGACCCGGGCGCCTCGCAGGCGACGATCTTCGCGATGGCCGCCGTCGCCGGGTTCGCGATCCCGCAGGTCGGGCCCTTGGCGCGGGTGCGCTGGCGTCCGATCACCAAGGACAAGGGCGATCAGCGCCGGCTCGTGGACGCCGCCTTCTCGTACGAGGGCGCCGCCGACGAGGCGTCGTTCGTGCTGGGCCCCGCCGCGATCGGTGTGCTGGCGATCATCGCCGAGCCGTCCGGGGCGCTGCTGGCCGCGGCCGCCCTGCTGGCGATCTTCGGTTCGTGGTTCGCGATCCACCCCACGTCCGCACTGGTGGCCCGCCGGACCGTCACCGGTGCCGGCGGCACCGAACCGCTGTGGACCGGGGTGTTCGTGGTGCTCGTGATGGCGCAGCTGTGCGTCGGCATGATCTTCGGCAGCGTGCAGACCGGCACCACGGTGCTCGCGACATCGGAGGGCCAGCCCGGGCTGGCCGGCCTGATCCACGCGGTGCTCGGCATCGGCAGCGTCATCGCCGGGCTCGCGATCACGGGTCTGCCCGAGCGGGTGCTGTACGCGACCCGGATGGCCGTCGCATCGGTCGGCCTGCTGATCCTGACCTCGCCGCTGCTGCTGGTCGACTCGCTGCCGGCACTGATCACCGTCATCGCCCTGATGGGCTTCGCCGTGGCGCCCTACATGATCAGCAACTTCGCCCTGGCCGGCATCCTGGTGCCGGTCCGCAAGGTCAGCACCGCGATGACGATGCTCGCCGGCGCGACCGGCATCGGCTACGCGATCGGCGCGGCGCTGGCCGGGCGGCTCGCCGATGCCAACGACCACACCTCGGCCTTCGCCGTGACGGTCGCGGCCGCAGGGCTGGCGGTCGTCATCGCCCTGGTCTCGAACCGCGCCCTGCGTGAGGCCGTCCCCGTCGACCAGGGCTACTGA
- the ald gene encoding alanine dehydrogenase, translated as MLVGVPREIKNHEYRVAITPAGVHELVRHGHDVVIEKDAGAGSSITDAEFVAAGAKILDTADDVWAAAELVLKVKEPIEQEYGRLRRGQTLFTYLHLAASRPCADALLAAGTTSIAYETVQLADRSLPLLAPMSEVAGRLAPQVGFQHLMASNGGRGVLPGGVPGVYPADVVVIGAGVSGVNAAEVARGMGARVEILDLDVAKLRAVDARFQGMITTVASSSFAVEKAVREADLVIGAVLVPGAKAPTLVSDDLVAQMRPGSVLVDIAIDQGGCFESSHATTHDDPTFRVHDSIFYCVANMPGAVPRTSTYALTNVTMPYAVAIADRGWKQAVTDDAALAGGLSTHDGHLVNGAVGEALGLDVTPLDAL; from the coding sequence ATGCTGGTCGGTGTCCCCCGCGAGATCAAGAACCACGAGTACCGCGTCGCGATCACCCCGGCGGGCGTGCACGAGCTGGTGCGGCACGGCCATGACGTCGTGATCGAGAAGGACGCCGGCGCCGGGTCGTCGATCACGGATGCGGAGTTCGTCGCGGCCGGCGCCAAGATCCTCGACACCGCGGACGACGTGTGGGCCGCCGCCGAGCTGGTGCTCAAGGTCAAGGAGCCCATCGAGCAGGAGTACGGGCGCCTGCGGCGCGGTCAGACCCTGTTCACCTACCTGCACCTGGCCGCGAGCCGGCCGTGCGCCGATGCCCTGCTGGCCGCCGGGACGACCTCGATCGCCTACGAGACGGTGCAGCTGGCCGACCGCTCGCTGCCCCTGCTCGCGCCGATGTCCGAGGTCGCCGGACGGCTCGCACCCCAGGTCGGCTTCCAGCACCTCATGGCCAGCAACGGCGGACGCGGTGTCCTGCCCGGCGGAGTGCCGGGTGTCTATCCCGCCGACGTCGTCGTGATCGGCGCCGGTGTCTCGGGCGTCAACGCCGCCGAGGTGGCACGTGGCATGGGCGCGCGGGTGGAGATCCTCGACCTGGACGTCGCCAAGCTGCGTGCCGTCGATGCCCGCTTCCAGGGCATGATCACCACGGTCGCGTCGAGCTCGTTCGCGGTCGAGAAGGCCGTCCGGGAGGCCGATCTGGTCATCGGCGCGGTGCTGGTGCCCGGCGCCAAGGCGCCCACCCTGGTCAGCGACGACCTGGTCGCCCAGATGCGTCCGGGATCAGTGCTCGTCGACATCGCGATCGACCAGGGCGGCTGCTTCGAGAGCTCACACGCGACGACGCACGACGACCCGACGTTCCGGGTCCACGACTCGATCTTCTACTGCGTCGCCAACATGCCCGGCGCCGTGCCGCGCACCTCGACGTACGCGCTGACCAACGTCACGATGCCCTACGCCGTCGCGATCGCCGACCGGGGCTGGAAGCAGGCCGTCACCGACGACGCTGCTCTCGCCGGAGGTCTCAGCACCCACGACGGGCACCTGGTCAACGGGGCCGTCGGTGAGGCCCTCGGCCTCGACGTCACTCCGCTCGACGCCCTCTGA
- a CDS encoding Lrp/AsnC family transcriptional regulator produces the protein MKDVRELDTIDGRIVTQLRRQGRLPNNALAAAVGIAPSTCLTRVRGLVDRGVIAGFHAEVDPAWFGRPIQAMIAVRLRSDARSAINEFSDRLAAMTEVLNVFFLAGADDFHVHVAARDPDDLRSFVVDHLSSAPEVALTETNLIFEHKRGRLAE, from the coding sequence ATGAAGGATGTTCGCGAGCTCGACACCATCGACGGGCGCATCGTCACCCAGCTGCGTCGTCAGGGCCGCCTGCCGAACAACGCACTGGCCGCCGCCGTGGGCATCGCGCCGTCGACCTGCCTGACCCGGGTTCGTGGCCTCGTCGACCGCGGGGTCATCGCCGGCTTCCACGCCGAGGTCGACCCGGCGTGGTTCGGCCGCCCCATCCAGGCGATGATCGCGGTGCGGCTGCGCAGTGACGCCCGCAGCGCGATCAACGAGTTCTCCGACCGGCTGGCCGCGATGACCGAGGTGCTGAACGTGTTCTTCCTGGCCGGGGCGGACGACTTCCACGTCCATGTCGCGGCCCGCGACCCCGATGACCTGCGGTCCTTCGTCGTCGACCACCTGAGCTCGGCGCCCGAGGTGGCCCTGACCGAGACCAACCTGATCTTCGAGCACAAGCGAGGCCGCCTCGCGGAGTGA
- a CDS encoding GNAT family N-acetyltransferase has product MSEPTPDLPELPGAWRARVPVYDDIDALVELRRLDELQGTGGAHVDPAGIESEVAGQASWTRRQLVAVGADDVPRAWITVHDRAAGRALVWGYFDRDVPEIDSIAHAFYAWAEEAAIAMARLRGVTETRLDESPFAKDTRQAGWLALAGYAKKRTWLHMERPVTPEEAELEPRAGVIVRPVERHENGLPVAADLQIVHQMLEESFEDHFNSYRESFPEFVQRLREDPGHSWDHWWLAYVEPEDGGQPVPAGSVVCSVLSAPEGGAEGSYVEYIGVNRAARGRGVAKSLLGAVIADAARRGRDRVGLEVDADSPTKADQLYLALGFTTDYATDSWFKDIDLSD; this is encoded by the coding sequence ATGAGTGAACCCACCCCGGACCTGCCCGAGCTGCCCGGAGCGTGGCGTGCCCGCGTCCCCGTCTACGACGACATCGACGCGCTGGTCGAGCTGCGTCGCCTCGACGAGCTGCAGGGCACCGGCGGGGCACACGTCGACCCGGCGGGCATCGAGTCCGAGGTGGCCGGGCAGGCCTCGTGGACCCGGCGCCAGCTGGTCGCGGTCGGCGCGGACGACGTCCCGCGCGCCTGGATCACGGTGCACGACCGGGCCGCCGGACGCGCGCTGGTGTGGGGCTACTTCGACCGCGACGTCCCCGAGATCGACTCGATCGCCCACGCCTTCTACGCCTGGGCCGAGGAGGCGGCGATCGCGATGGCCCGCCTGCGCGGCGTGACCGAGACCCGCCTCGACGAGAGCCCGTTCGCCAAGGACACCCGCCAGGCCGGCTGGCTCGCGCTGGCCGGGTACGCCAAGAAGCGCACCTGGCTGCACATGGAGCGGCCGGTGACTCCCGAGGAGGCCGAGCTCGAGCCCCGCGCCGGCGTCATCGTCCGTCCGGTCGAGCGGCACGAGAACGGGCTGCCGGTGGCGGCGGACCTGCAGATCGTCCACCAGATGCTCGAGGAGTCCTTCGAGGACCACTTCAACTCCTATCGCGAGAGCTTTCCGGAGTTCGTCCAGCGCCTGCGCGAGGATCCCGGTCACAGCTGGGACCACTGGTGGCTGGCCTATGTCGAGCCGGAGGACGGCGGCCAGCCGGTGCCCGCCGGCTCCGTGGTGTGCTCGGTCCTGTCGGCGCCCGAAGGCGGTGCCGAGGGCTCGTACGTCGAGTACATCGGCGTCAACCGGGCCGCGCGGGGCCGTGGGGTGGCCAAGTCGTTGCTGGGCGCCGTGATCGCCGATGCTGCCCGGCGCGGCCGTGACCGGGTCGGGCTCGAGGTCGACGCGGACTCCCCCACCAAGGCCGACCAGCTGTACCTCGCACTGGGATTCACGACCGACTACGCCACCGACTCCTGGTTCAAGGACATCGACCTCTCGGACTGA
- a CDS encoding GNAT family N-acetyltransferase produces MPDFHHPAPLTSRLVRLEPLTPEHAEGVLAAADSDEVFRWLSFERPRDLAAARALVDRYLGDPALVAWAQIDTATGRVAGLTTFYDVDATLRTVAIGFTWLGSAHWRTGLNTESKLLLLTRAFDDLGCVRVVWHTDIFNQRSQAAIARLGAQREGVLRKHRIRRDGTWRDTVQFSMIDDEWPAARAALRARLDP; encoded by the coding sequence ATGCCGGACTTCCATCATCCCGCGCCCCTGACCAGCCGGCTCGTCCGCCTGGAGCCGTTGACACCCGAGCATGCCGAGGGGGTGCTCGCAGCGGCGGACTCCGACGAGGTCTTCAGGTGGCTGTCGTTCGAGCGCCCGCGAGACCTGGCCGCCGCCCGCGCGCTCGTCGACCGCTACCTGGGCGATCCCGCGCTGGTTGCGTGGGCTCAGATCGACACCGCCACGGGCCGGGTGGCCGGCCTGACGACGTTCTACGACGTCGACGCGACCCTGCGCACCGTCGCGATCGGCTTCACCTGGCTGGGCTCCGCGCACTGGCGGACCGGGCTGAACACCGAGTCCAAGCTGCTGCTGCTGACCCGAGCCTTCGACGACCTCGGCTGCGTCCGCGTCGTGTGGCACACCGACATCTTCAACCAGCGATCGCAGGCCGCGATCGCCCGTCTCGGCGCGCAGCGCGAGGGGGTCCTGCGCAAGCACCGGATCCGCCGCGACGGCACCTGGCGCGACACCGTCCAGTTCTCGATGATCGATGACGAGTGGCCGGCGGCACGCGCCGCGTTGCGGGCCCGGCTGGACCCGTGA
- a CDS encoding ASCH domain-containing protein: MTAEQLDSFWSVARHQTRTNPVPGYLGTFSGEALVPPAWAFGATPEQADELIALVLDGTKTATAGAAWDYEHEGEQLPRVGDLAIILDGAQQPRALIEVTRVDVVPFEDVDAEHAHLEGEGDRSLDHWRTVHEQFFTEHASHDRGFDPTMPIVLERFRVLYPR, from the coding sequence ATGACCGCCGAGCAGCTCGACTCCTTCTGGTCAGTGGCGCGCCACCAGACCCGCACCAATCCGGTGCCCGGCTACCTGGGCACGTTCTCCGGGGAGGCCCTCGTCCCGCCGGCATGGGCCTTCGGCGCGACGCCCGAGCAGGCCGACGAGCTCATCGCCCTGGTGCTGGACGGCACCAAGACCGCCACGGCCGGGGCCGCCTGGGACTACGAGCACGAGGGCGAGCAGCTGCCCCGCGTGGGTGACCTCGCGATCATCCTCGACGGCGCACAGCAGCCCCGCGCACTCATCGAGGTGACGAGGGTCGACGTCGTGCCGTTCGAGGACGTCGATGCCGAGCACGCCCACCTCGAGGGTGAGGGCGACCGTTCGCTCGATCACTGGCGGACCGTGCACGAGCAGTTCTTCACCGAGCACGCGAGCCACGACCGCGGCTTCGACCCGACCATGCCGATCGTCCTGGAACGCTTCCGCGTCCTCTACCCACGCTGA